Within Gasterosteus aculeatus chromosome Y, fGasAcu3.hap1.1, whole genome shotgun sequence, the genomic segment taagacatacaaggaatttgaatcagagaatgaatgaatgaattttatttattcacacaataCCACTTGAAACATAACACAGCTGGGGAGGTACAAGATTAATTGGGTAAGGTGAATGGGTCCCCCAAAGAAGCTAAAGAAAGCTTATAGGTGGGGGCCCATGATTCAATTTATAGTGGTAGCACAAAACTGTAAAGTACACAATCACCACAAATTATAATGACTAGTTGCTCACGAGAGACACACTAGTACAAAAcatcacatacacatacaatcATACATCCCAGTAGTCCatgaaaaaacagttttatatAAGATGTAGGTTGATAAGAAATATTTTATAAGACAATGATTACAAGACAACGTGgtgcaagaggaatttaaattaaaaataaagttaaaaaaagtcagaaataaGGTGCACCAGCAAACAATGCACGTGTCCGTGGAGCGAGCCGGGCGGCTCCAGGCACGAGCACCGAGGGCGGGAGCTCTGAGATTCggcggacagtttgaaatagttttccaccaatgagcatCGCAGACTCTCCTGtggaggcgcggctgagctccgggaggagtcctccaccaatcaggagccGAGGTCTGAAGCTGCGTCACCGCTCCACAGCCGGTCCACACTTTAAGAGCCGAGTGTCTCCGCTCAGAGTTCACTTCACCAGAGCGAGACCAGTCGATCATGGCACGAACCAAGCAGACCGCCCGTAAGTCCACCGGAGGCAAagcccccaggaagcagctggccacCAAGGCCGCCCGCAAGAGCGCCCCGGCCACCGGCGGCGTGAAGAAGCCTCACCGGTACAGGCCCGGTACCGTGGCCCTGAGGGAGATCCGTCGCTACCAGaagtccacggagctgctgatccgcaagctgcccttccagcgtctggtgagagagatcgctcaggacttcaagaccgacctgcgcttccagagctccgccgttatggctctgcaggagtccagcgaggcttacctggtgggcctgttcgaggacaccaacctgtgcgccatccacgccaagagggtcaccatcatgcccaaagacatccagctggcccgccGCATCCGCGGGGAGCGAGCTTGAGAAGTCTGCTCCTACTGACCccacaacggctcttttaagagccacctcactCTCTGTAAAGAACTTATTCCTTAACGCGACCACCTACATGAACTCATGATTTTAGAAAAGTTGTCAATCCAGAGTTTTATGAATAATGTCTTTAATCATGTAGATGTTTACAATGTACGTCCTCAATGTCAAAGTGCCCCAGCTAACAGGCATAATCTCAACCATTCTTCTACTGCTGTCATAAGGACCGTAAGGTGTGTGAGTGATATTGATATTACTTTGTTGGACATATGAAGAATTGCATACCATAAGTATatctgaatcatttctgttggaGGAATTTAACGTATTTTACATCTTCTctgtttattctgtacacatctTTCAGTCTGGCATCCTCTGCCGTTCTccataagtttttttttaatctccctATCAAAAGTTTTCCCTGTTtctgtgagggtttcgggacggGGGAAGTATACAGACTAAAGGCCTCTGAGGAAAATTTGCATTATATTCTTGGCATAATCTGACACCGCCAAGACAAGTGTGGCAAAATACCGCAGGCAAGTTAACAACTTTCAACATACGCATCAATTCAAACAGATCAGCCCCGTTTGACAGCGAGGTCGTCACACTCAGACAGCACGTGAAGTCCTCTGTGCCTTTGACTGGTGATCTGTCCCCGCTGGCAGCCAGCTGTCTGGCCGATAACCTGCAGGCTTCTCCAACATCTTCGTGGTGGGAGACTGCGCTGACGTCCACGAGCCCAAGATGGCATACCACGCCGGGCTGCACGCTGCCGTTGCCGAGAGCAACATCACCAACAGTCAGAGTGGGAAGGAGCTGACCTCGTACCGTGCAGGTAAACCCACACACGTCTGTTGTAGTCGAGTGTCTGGTGGTTGCCTCTCGCTGATGGTGTCGACGGTTGCTAGGTAACGTCACCATGTTGCTGGCGATGGGCCGTGACGACGGCGTGGGTCAGTTCAACAGGCTGAAGTTGCGTGGTTGCTTTGGGGAAGAGTCGAGATCTTCTGCTGTGGAAGAGTTGGAGGGAGGTGCAACAGGAGCAACCCTGAGGACTCCTCTAGTAAGGACCTTCACTCACTTCAGAAAAAATGAGGAAAGATCATTTTTTATGTTGGCCGATCGATAGAGCACGTTTGTACACCCAGCTtgttctttctacaatatttaaatattggGAGTATGAACTGATATCGGTTACTCAGGTAATTAAAGGtaacataaaaaatgttttaaattcatGCAAAGAGGCATCTTTAATTTGATTTCTGCTAGAAATAAAGGTTTCAGATGCTGTTTAACATTGTAGTCTCAGCTGATCCATGTGCTGAGAAAATGTAGTGATCTAAAACATGGACCAGCAGTAGCCTCACTCAGAAATTAAGGATTtaactttttgctaaatattatAAAGGGGTCTGTCTTTAGAAATCCCTCCATAGATTCATCAAAGGCTGAATTCAAAGGACATTTCGAAGGTCCAACAACGAGCAGGAGACATTCATTGATTAGTGGTGTAGTTCAGCAGGGGGCGCGAGGGAACCAACTTCAAGCAACGTGTCTTCTGTCACGTCCTCCGACTGGGTTTAAATATCTGTGAACTGACCCTATTCGCTTGTCTTGTTTCAAACTTATCTGACAacatgagcggaagaggaaagggaggaaagggactcggcaaaggaggcgccaagcgtcaccgtaaagtcctccgtgaCAACATCCAGGGCATCACCAAGCCCGCtatccgccgtctggctcgccgcggcggagtgaagcgcatctccggtctgatctacgaggagacccgcggtgtgctgaaggtcttcctggagaacgtgatccgcgacgccgtcacctacaccgagcacgccaagaggaagacggtgaccgccatggatgtggtctaCGCCCTCaagagacagggacgcaccctGTACGGCTTCGGTGGATAAAGGCCGACTTTTACTACCAAAACCACAACGGTCCTTTTAAGGGCCACGCACTCTCTCCGAAGAGTTGATCTCCTGTTTAATATCAAAATTTAGTATACGTTGTAACCATCaacaacaattttaaacaattcTATGTGCAGTTTTACATGATGGGTATTCTTTGCTATGTTTAAGTAGCCCATGTGTCTGCTCCCTAGATGCTCATACTAGCTAATGTTACATGAGTGAATGACCTAGCCCTTGTATGATACATTCTGGAAATCACAGCTATAGTCTACAGCTGAATAATGAAGTAAAAGCTCTTTAAGGGAGgattgggtggctcttaaaagagccttttatagaaGCGTTGGTTGTTCAGACTGAGgtcagtttacttcttcttgggtgctgctgctttcttggctttgggcTTAGCGACCTTTTTCACGGGGGTTTTCTTGGCTGCGGgggcctttttcaccaccttcttggggctcttggccaccttcttggggctctttgctaccttcttggggctcttggccaccttcttggccgctgcgggtttcttggccttcttcggtgacttcttagcggctacaactttcttcactgccgctgctttgggctttttggccgctgcgggtttcttggccgcgggcttcttggctttaggagcggctttctttgccggtttgtcggcggtggtcttgctcaccttgaaggagccggaggccccgatccccttgacctggaccagagtccccttggccaccaggctcttgatggcggtcttgacgcgggccttgttcttgtccacatcgtatcctccggcggtcagagccttcttgacggcggcagcggacacgccgctccgctccttggaCGCGCCCACGGTTTTCACGATGAGGTCGGAGACGCTGGGACCGACCGTCTTCGGCCTGGACGCCTTCTTCTTGGCCGctttgggcgcggcggcggcggccgcagCTGGAGCTTCTTCTGCCATTTCGTCCCGCTGTTGTGCGTTTGCGTCGTCGAGGACTCGGGAGACTGAGACCGATGAAGAGCTCGAAGCAGCGGACTGCACTTAAACGCACCATGAGAACCGTGGAGACTCAACCCGGCCCGGAGCTGCTCGTGCAGCGTGAAAGTCGAGTcacgtgtgttttctctccactgattaaagactaaaaGCTAAATGTGCTtcaggtgctggaggctgaaggCGGAGGAGCCGATAGCGGACTAGTTTCTCTGCGTGTTCAGGTCACGTGGAGCTCTGATGATCGATGCGTTTGGTTTGAGGAGCCTTCAAACGTCACCTACTCAGCGCCGAGGACAGCGCTGACCAGCGGCTTTTCACACTCATTTCTCTCctaaaagtatttaaattgcATCACATCTCCATCAAAAGTCGTTTTCCAACTGCTCCACATGTTTATTCAGGattgcaatttaaaaataaccatCAGATGTTGATCAGTTTTTAATAAACTAGAGTTATACTGCGAACAGTAAACACACTGGAGACGGTGGTGGCTTATGGTGCAGTTTAATCAGACCTCCTCACTGTGGACATGTCTTCTGTTATTTTATACATCAATGTGTAATCCTCAATTACACTTTTATGCTCCCATAGCACTGTTACTATAACACATACGTTATTTCTGTTGTGCTGATGAATCCTATTAGCACAGATGCAGTTGCATTTAAGTGAATACAAATAACCATCATTGCCATTActgacattcattaaaaaagtatttctaTGCATAACAATCAAAAGGTTTGACTAATtcatacagaaataaatagagATTTTAAACTGaattaacatgttttatgttCAACACTTATGAAATTACACAATTGCAGCCTGTTTACATCATGTTGATTGCACAAAGTTAAAATAGCAAACTATGCAAATCTGGGGATGGGCACAAGAACAGCTCATACTGGTACCTGTTATTGACTATATGAGTTTTAAGCACGGTTTTCCAAGTCcaactcatctcttttcttgccTTGCTGGGCCTCAGcatttgacaccattgatcattctgtcctgttgcagagactagaattGATAGATTGATATTAAAGGAACTGCTCTCAGCTgttttaaatcctatttattggatcaatcccagtttgtgctcgtaaacggtgaatcctcgatgACCACCAATGTTGCTCACGGTTCCACAAGGTTCTGagcttggaccgattttatttgccctgtatatgcttcctttgggcgatgttatcagaaaacactgcataagCTTCCGTTGTTATGcagaccgaccagcttgttagacttcaataATGTCTTAGAAACATCAAACTGAAATCCACAGAAAAAGAGCTCTGCCATCTGCGAGAACGCCACTTATCATGTGTTGTTCACGTCTGCTACTGTCTTGTTCACATTTACTATTAATTGATTTGAGACTGATCAAAGGCGGTCTGCGAGAAGACCACCTGATTTGTCTTGGTTACTTCTGCCTGCTAtgggcttagactgccgggagacttcttaggacacaccgagctcctctcactctctccttctacaataatccacatcTCGTTAATACagatcactaattcagcttctttcccggatctttttttttgtgctttcttgcagGTCTCCGTCAATCGTAGTTCTGTCTGGACTCTGGTGTCAACAGGGCCACGCAGGAGTCAGGACCAACCGCCTCTAACACCATTAATATCCCAATTTCTTttgctgtaaacattaatgTAACATTTATTTGTTCCTTCAATGGAGTATTTGGGCTTTTTCGcaacacaggtttccatgggTCATGGTTATATCTGGcctcctaccgtggccctgctgacacctgcggCTGCTATTATGAATATTAATATTAccgtcatcataaaccaacattaccctctcctaaagtctctgtgctttccctccccacaggcttctgtggatggtggttctgaCCGTTGTCCCTGCAGCGGTCCTGCCATACACCTTGCTCACTaatcgcaattatttgaatcacttCGGTTATAGGAAGGAAACGTCTTCCACATCGTTCATTCTGTACAAATGACAATTGTAGTCCATCCCGGGAGATGAATCCCTCCTGACATTATCCAATGGGGATTTTTTCTGtcccaatgtgagggttttgggacaggatgtcacatgtgcacGGACTGTAAATCCAGTCTAACACTCTCGGAGCGccacttttttattctttagaaGTGGGTgcctcttaaaagagcctttgggTTTATAGATTCCCTAGAAGTAAGTTGGACGATATACGCATTTTTCCTCAATATATAAATGGAAATCTCACTTTAAGCATCGATGAGAAACTAGGATGAATATCCCAAGTTTTTATGATTCAAAGATCTATATAGCCTTTATACCTGCAGTGACAATTGTATTCAATTAAACACTGGAGGAAACGGTCTTTAGAAGAGGTGGGTGGCTCTTAGAAGAGCCTTTGGGTTGGTGGTCTACATCAGGCTcacttggagctggtgtacttggtcacggccttggtcccctcagacacggcgtgcttggccagctcgccgggcagcagcaggcgcacagcggtctggatctccctggaggtgatggtggagcgcttgttgtagtgaaccaggcgagaggcctcgccggcgatgcgctcaaagatgtcgctcacgaacgagttcatgatgcccatggccttggaggagatgccggtgtcggggtgcacctgcttcatcaccttgtagacgtagatggcgtagctctccttcctggtcttcctcttcttcttgccgctcttgctgacggccttggacacggctttcttggagcccttcttgggcgctttcaCAACCTCAGGCATGATTCAAGTCTCTGTCGCAGACTGACAATGTCGCGATGTGAACAGGACGGTGTTCATATATGAACGAGATGCAAATGTCACTGTGCGGTTGCTCGAGCGTGATTGGTTGTCCTCTGTGTGATACTGCGCATGCGTCTCACAGGCGGATTTCTCTATTGAGACCGAATCACTTTGGTGCTTTTAACACGAGTTTGTCTCGTGAGTTTCACATTGAGAATCATGTTGTAAGAATCATTGTGtgcactgaaatcatctaatgaccgtcacacaaaccattcacaatcacagggcCCTGTTGATAGTTACAGTTACACACTTCAATTCTTGATGTGTCAAGACatgacacacaccttttttcatccagaatagacaaatacatgtgtaatagtcataaataaatataataggGCACCTTAACAGGACTTGTAGGCATTCAGCACACTGAGCCACGGAAGTAAAACatgtacagtttgtgttcttATGGCTAGACTCACTTTGTG encodes:
- the LOC120814183 gene encoding histone H3 → MARTKQTARKSTGGKAPRKQLATKAARKSAPATGGVKKPHRYRPGTVALREIRRYQKSTELLIRKLPFQRLVREIAQDFKTDLRFQSSAVMALQESSEAYLVGLFEDTNLCAIHAKRVTIMPKDIQLARRIRGERA